A part of Silvimonas soli genomic DNA contains:
- the hpnC gene encoding squalene synthase HpnC, translated as MFDITPGQSVEHYENFPVGSMLLPHRYRKAVASVYHFARHADDLADEGDATPAERLQALAACRAELARIERGETPQTARYQALATTITQYQIPLGLCGDLLTAFEQDVVKTRYEDFGELVQYCRHSANPVGRILLHIFGAATPTHLAQSDGICTALQLINFWQDVAVDWQKGRVYIPQADLQRFGVTEAMIAQQTSDVAWRRLMAFQVDRTRRMLKGGSPLALALPGRIGLELRLTVLGGDAVLEKLKRSDYDMFRQRPKLGATDWPGLLWRALRKR; from the coding sequence ATGTTTGATATAACTCCTGGCCAATCGGTCGAACATTACGAAAACTTTCCCGTCGGTTCAATGCTGTTGCCGCACCGCTATCGCAAGGCGGTAGCCAGCGTTTACCACTTTGCCCGCCACGCTGATGATCTGGCGGATGAGGGCGATGCCACACCGGCAGAACGCTTGCAGGCACTGGCTGCTTGCCGGGCGGAACTGGCCCGCATTGAGCGCGGTGAAACACCACAAACGGCGCGTTATCAGGCGCTGGCAACGACGATTACCCAGTACCAGATTCCGCTTGGTCTTTGCGGCGATCTGCTGACCGCATTTGAACAAGACGTCGTCAAAACCCGTTACGAGGATTTTGGCGAGCTGGTGCAGTATTGCCGGCATTCGGCCAATCCGGTCGGGCGGATATTGCTGCATATCTTTGGCGCAGCAACGCCCACGCATCTGGCGCAATCCGATGGCATTTGCACTGCGCTGCAATTGATCAATTTCTGGCAAGACGTGGCCGTGGATTGGCAAAAAGGGCGCGTTTATATCCCGCAGGCCGATTTGCAGCGTTTTGGCGTCACCGAGGCCATGATTGCCCAGCAAACGTCAGATGTGGCGTGGCGAAGATTGATGGCGTTTCAGGTGGATCGTACCCGGCGCATGCTCAAGGGCGGCTCGCCACTGGCGCTGGCTTTGCCTGGCCGGATTGGCCTGGAGTTACGGCTGACTGTGTTGGGCGGCGATGCGGTGCTGGAAAAACTCAAGCGTAGCGACTACGACATGTTCCGCCAGCGGCCCAAGTTGGGTGCCACCGACTGGCCTGGTTTGCTCTGGCGCGCATTGCGCAAGCGTTGA
- a CDS encoding ComEA family DNA-binding protein, giving the protein MKKWFVALLSVFMLMGSAFAAVNINNATLEQLESLNGIGPSKAQAIIDYRTKTGPFKAPEDIMKVPGIKEGTYNKIKSDIAVSGATTAAAAAATKTPAPASKAPAAKATPTPAPAAAAATPTPKPTKPPKPAKTKASQ; this is encoded by the coding sequence ATGAAGAAATGGTTCGTCGCGCTTCTCAGCGTATTCATGCTGATGGGTTCCGCGTTTGCTGCAGTCAATATCAACAATGCAACTCTGGAGCAACTCGAATCCCTTAACGGTATCGGCCCTTCCAAAGCTCAGGCCATTATCGACTATCGCACCAAAACCGGCCCGTTCAAGGCTCCCGAAGATATCATGAAAGTGCCAGGCATCAAGGAAGGCACTTACAACAAGATCAAGAGCGATATCGCGGTCAGTGGCGCTACCACTGCTGCTGCGGCAGCGGCCACCAAAACACCGGCGCCTGCCAGCAAAGCTCCGGCAGCCAAGGCAACACCGACGCCGGCACCAGCCGCAGCGGCAGCAACGCCAACGCCAAAACCGACCAAGCCGCCGAAGCCAGCCAAGACCAAGGCCTCGCAATAA
- the lptM gene encoding LPS translocon maturation chaperone LptM, producing MRALLGCIALVSLTACGFKGPLYLPPHPKASAPAKASAPVASKPAASAPAAAKASAAENASDPVTLDDLVE from the coding sequence ATGCGCGCTCTGTTAGGTTGTATTGCGCTGGTATCCTTGACCGCCTGCGGCTTCAAGGGTCCGCTCTACCTGCCCCCTCATCCCAAAGCATCGGCCCCCGCAAAAGCAAGCGCGCCGGTAGCCAGCAAACCTGCGGCCAGCGCCCCGGCCGCCGCCAAAGCTTCAGCGGCCGAGAACGCCAGCGACCCCGTCACGCTGGATGATCTGGTCGAATAA